The genomic window GGCTCAGCTCAGCACCTATGCCACTAATCCGCTCTGGAAGACGATCGACGGTCCCTGGGAGATAACCAGCTACAACCCCACGAACTACCATGCAGTGTTTCGCGCCAATCCGCGCTACACCGGGGCTGGGAAACCCAAGCTGGCTGGCTATCAAATTTACTCATTTACTTCGGCGACGGCCGAACTCGACGCGCTCCGCGGAGGTGTCATCGATTTTGGCTATCTACCGACATCGGATCTCGGGCTGACCCACTACTTCCAGTCTCATGGCTATGTAGTACAACCATGGAGAGTCTTTTACGATAACATTGCGGAACTAGGCTATACCGGCCCCTATCGCCACCTTGTCGCCCAGCTCTACCTCCGACAGGCGCTTCAACACCTGGTCGACGAGCCCCTCTATCTGAAGGCTACTCTCCATGGGAACGGCATGCTCGACTATGGATCAGCGCCGATCTATCCGGGCTCGAACTACGTGAGTCCCCAGCTGCACCATGATCCCTATCCCTACTCAATCGCGGCTGCGCGGCTACTGCTAACGACACATGGATGGCAACTCTCGACCTCTGGCCCATCGACCTGCGTCAACCCGGGGACTGGTAGCAACCAATGCGGTGCTGGCATCAAGAAAGGGGCGCCGCTTGTGATCTCGATGATGTATGCGACACCGAGCGCGAGCCTGACGGCCCAGGCCCAGGCCTTTGACAGCGCTGCTCGCGCCGCGGGCATCACCATTGAACTCAACCCGCAGCCCGAGGATACTATGTATTCCACAGCGGGAGTATGCCCTCCTGGACCATGCAACTGGGGCATTGCCCTCTACGGCGCCCAGGAGGACTTCGGACAGTACGTGCTTGTGCCAACGGCAGGAGTCGAGTTTGCAAAGGGGAACTATTGGGGCGGAGGGTACTACAACCCGACCGAGCAACGCCTGCTCAATGAGGCGTATGACCTTCCGGGACTCTCCCGCCTGTACGCAGTCGAGAACTATCAAAGCCAACAGGTCGCAGGTCTGTGGTGGAGCGTCGGCGACTACGAGGTCGCCGTCGTGAACAAGCGCGTCACCGGATGGAACCCACTCAACCCGTATGCCAACTACATGCCCTCGCGCTGGAGGCTTAGCGGCTCATAAAACCCACCCACTGTCCCCCAACTAAGGTGGTCGGAGCGTGATAGTAGGTATGAGTTCGAGCTACCAACGAGACTGCACAACCGTGGATGAACAAGGATGGTCGACAGGATCGTCCGTGTTGTGCACGATCGGAACGTCGATCCTGTGAGCCGGACAAGCGAGGAGGAGTTTCGGTCCTTCTTTGATGAGAACCTGGATCGCATCATCGGGTACGCGTTCTCGATTGTCCAGAATACCCAGGAGGCCGAGGACATCGCCGTCGAGTCGCTGGCGCGCGCGTATGCTGCCTGGAGGCGCCTCAACGGAACCGATCATCGCAGGGCATGGGTGTTTCGGACAACCCTCAACCTGGGCATCGACCATCTTCGAAGACAGAAAAGATCCAAGACCATGCCTGGAATCGACGCGGCCTTTGCCGAGATCCCGCTGGGATCGGCGGCAGCGATCCTCGACACCACCGGCGACTTGGCTACGAATCGTGCGGAGCTCGTTGTGGCACTGCGACGGCTACCCGAGCGCCAACGCGAGGCGGTAGCCATGCATTACCTTGGCGGCTTTGCCGTCGCCGAGATCGCCGAGGTCATGGGCATTGGAACCGAGACCGCAAAGACTCACTTGGCTCGCGGAATGAAGGTCTTACGAACGGAGTTCGGCGTCCAAAACCGAGGAGGAGAATCATGACAAATTGGGCACCCAGTGACCGTCAAAACCTCTACGCCATCACCGTTCGACGTGGGCGCAGGCTCAAGCGCCAACGCCTCCTCTCGCGGCTCTCCGTCATCGTCGTCGTCGCTCTCGTC from Ferrimicrobium sp. includes these protein-coding regions:
- a CDS encoding ABC transporter substrate-binding protein translates to MTKEPVLSVSPMRRLFCRSVALHWGKHAAHDRVSHPKPKGIAAPVGIALTALLLASCTNSQQSQVSATSASGGVASYALGAGDQFSWILPLENEANYENYDSNVSNGLYRPLYYVGGAGTTGINYPLSIGTAPVYSHGDTMVTIDLHHNYTWSDGQPVTTKDIRFFFELEAAGAKNGDYAPYLPGRMPSDIKSISYQGPYQFTLHLNHAYNPVWFTGNQLTWIYPLPVQTWDKTCPTCHVTNVASTPAGATKVIDFLYKESAQLSTYATNPLWKTIDGPWEITSYNPTNYHAVFRANPRYTGAGKPKLAGYQIYSFTSATAELDALRGGVIDFGYLPTSDLGLTHYFQSHGYVVQPWRVFYDNIAELGYTGPYRHLVAQLYLRQALQHLVDEPLYLKATLHGNGMLDYGSAPIYPGSNYVSPQLHHDPYPYSIAAARLLLTTHGWQLSTSGPSTCVNPGTGSNQCGAGIKKGAPLVISMMYATPSASLTAQAQAFDSAARAAGITIELNPQPEDTMYSTAGVCPPGPCNWGIALYGAQEDFGQYVLVPTAGVEFAKGNYWGGGYYNPTEQRLLNEAYDLPGLSRLYAVENYQSQQVAGLWWSVGDYEVAVVNKRVTGWNPLNPYANYMPSRWRLSGS
- a CDS encoding RNA polymerase sigma factor translates to MVDRIVRVVHDRNVDPVSRTSEEEFRSFFDENLDRIIGYAFSIVQNTQEAEDIAVESLARAYAAWRRLNGTDHRRAWVFRTTLNLGIDHLRRQKRSKTMPGIDAAFAEIPLGSAAAILDTTGDLATNRAELVVALRRLPERQREAVAMHYLGGFAVAEIAEVMGIGTETAKTHLARGMKVLRTEFGVQNRGGES